The following proteins are co-located in the Cryptosporidium parvum Iowa II chromosome 6, whole genome shotgun sequence genome:
- a CDS encoding hypothetical protein (with signal peptide and 7 transmembrane domains and possible ER retention motif, conserved in plasmodium), which translates to MKIKIFFLIQILLLIAYVKGDIRRNELNRNNEYILLNNNAPQVPIVTETKTPIRYPRFPAQKMRTNHSKLEELSKKYLNPMMRIPELNYQYLSLTMSRFMTVMLSLLVVPFITLSLFGDTGDLIFAQFGCISGVFGFTMGMMIFGGLISDIMAIIFSTIIGFANIYSTLKLTKVREMPFVSILFFCFLVSNLIYQLLAGIPNYSINPLYTGLGGALLMRISNIFGYQFQNLTLFVMALKLFYIIIVICITSIIYFILPSSLKKVAGNEKQTDEEISNLQKYTQSISSFILTFPIVSFISQMLYVLGIFTTSPFDMLSFFYIPSQLHFNYYSTSILLTVWIFLTVSVFLFRTKISNRDSYQPKFVKSLISDYWKVQEL; encoded by the coding sequence atgaaaataaagatattctttttaattcaaatattgttattaattgCGTATGTAAAAGGAGATATAAGAAGAAATGAATTGAATcgaaataatgaatatatattgttaaataataatgcgCCTCAAGTTCCTATTGTAACCGAGACAAAAACTCCAATAAGATATCCAAGATTTCCAGCTCAAAAAATGAGAAcaaatcattcaaaattgGAGGAATTATCCaaaaaatacttgaatCCAATGATGAGAATACCAGAATtgaattatcaatatttatcaCTAACAATGAGTAGATTTATGACTGTAATGTTATCACTATTAGTGGTTCCATTCATAactttatcattatttggaGATACTGgagatttaatttttgcACAATTTGGATGTATTAGTGGCGTTTTTGGTTTTACTATGGGAATGATGATTTTTGGAGGATTAATTTCTGATATAATGGCAATTATATTTTCGACTATTATTGGTTTTGCAAATATATATAGTACATTAAAGCTAACAAAAGTTAGAGAAATGCCTTTtgtatcaatattattcttttgttttttggtttcaaatttaatctACCAATTATTAGCAGGAATCCCTAATTATTCTATTAATCCATTATATACAGGATTGGGTGGTGCATTATTAATGAgaatatcaaatatatttggtTATCAATTTCAGAATCTAACATTATTTGTTATGGCactcaaattattttatattattattgttatttgcATTACTtctataatatattttattttaccATCAAGTCTAAAAAAAGTCGCTGGAAATGAAAAGCAAActgatgaagaaatttctaatttacaaaaatataCTCAAAGTATATcttcatttatattaacTTTCCCAATTGTATCATTTATCAGTCAAATGTTATATGTACTTGGAATTTTTACAACATCTCCTTTTGATATGCTCAGTTTCTTTTATATACCATCACAACTTCATTTTAATTACTACTCAACTTCAATTCTTCTTACAGTATGGATATTTTTGACAGTATCTGTGTTCTTATTTAGAACTAAGATTTCTAATAGAGACTCTTATCAGCCTAAATTTGTTAAATCACTCATTTCTGATTATTGGAAAGTACAAGAATTATAA